Proteins from a single region of Mus pahari chromosome 2, PAHARI_EIJ_v1.1, whole genome shotgun sequence:
- the LOC110313933 gene encoding LOW QUALITY PROTEIN: vomeronasal type-1 receptor 54-like (The sequence of the model RefSeq protein was modified relative to this genomic sequence to represent the inferred CDS: inserted 1 base in 1 codon; deleted 1 base in 1 codon) yields the protein MNKINRLSHNTEIRSAIYSGVGNGISGNSFLLLFHILKYIRGQRSRPIDLPIGLLSLIHLLMLIVMSLVATDIFMPWGRWGDTTCKCVTSLYRFFRSLSLCATSLLSILQAVTLSPRNSCLAKFKRKSPHYMLGCLLFLSIFYTFISSPLVTYITVKSNLTSPSFTYITSSCSLAPMSYSVQLTFFILLTSRDVIFIGLMLLSSGYMVTFLGRHKKQSQFLHITTLSLKPSXRKRAMRTILCLMSFFVLMYTLDSIVSYLRSTDDGQIFYCLHILTGHGYATVSPFLILSTEKYIISIFRSTFGRMVTIILLRNR from the exons atgaataaaattaatagaCTGTCCCATAACACTGAGATAAGAAGTGCTATTTATTCTGGAGTTGGCAATGGGATCTCAGGCAacagcttccttcttctcttccacatCCTCAAGTACATTCGTGGGCAGAGGTCCAGACCTATTGATCTGCCCATTGGTCTCTTGTCCCTAATCCACCTGCTGATGCTGATAGTCATGAGCTTAGTAGCTACAGACATCTTTATGCCATGGGGGAGATGGGGTGACACCACATGCAAATGTGTTACATCCTTGTACAGGTTTTTTAGGAGTCTCTCTCTTTGTGCCACCAGCCTGCTCAGCATCCTCCAGGCTGTCACCCTCAGTCCCAGAAACTCCTGCCTAGCAAAGTTCAAGCGTAAATCTCCACACTACATGCTAGGTTGCCTTCTTTTCCTGAGTATCTTCTATACGTTCATTAGCAGTCCCCTTGTAACATACATAACTGTGAAGTCTAATTTGACCTCACCTAGTTTTACATATATCACTTCATCATGCTCTCTGGCACCCATGAGTTACTCTGTCCAGCTCACA TTTTTTATACTGTTGACCTCCAGGGATGTCATCTTTATAGGTCTCATGCTCCTCTCCAGTGGGTACATGGTGACTTTCCTAGGCAGACATAAAAAGCAATCCCAGTTTCTCCATATCACCACCCTTTCCCTCAAACCAT GCAGAAAAAGAGCCATGAGGACCATTCTGTGCCTCATGAGCTTCTTTGTGCTGATGTACACCTTGGACAGCATTGTCTCCTACTTAAGAAGTACCGATGATGGTCAGATTTTTTATTGTCTCCACATTCTCACAGGCCATGGCTATGCCACAGTCAGTCCTTTTTTGATCCTCAGtactgaaaaatatataatcagCATTTTCAGATCCACATTTGGAAGGATGGTAACCATCATATTACTCAGGAATAGGTGA